The ANME-2 cluster archaeon genome segment AGCACAACCATATCGAATTCATCGCTTCCTATCTCACCAAGCAACGTGTCCTCATACCGAAGCTGCAACACGCCGCCATCCAGCGGATTCACCTCAGCCACGCGCCCGCGGATAAAGTTCACTCCCACCTCCTGCGCATGCTGGTAGAACTCCTCCATCCGCCTGCCTGCTGCACGCATATCGATGTAAAAAACTGTCACATCCGCATCCTTGTTCATCTTCAGCACCAACTGCGCCTGTTTCTGCGAATATAGGCAGCATACCTTCGAGCAGTACTTGTTCGCACGGTTAAAATCGCGCGAACCCACACACAGCACAAAAGCAACCTTCTGCGGCATCGTACCATCCGACTTCTGTAAACGCATACCGGTCCTGCTCATAGCAGAAAGCATCTCCTCAAACTCAATTGCGGTTATGATATCCGGATGCCGCCCGTAATTGTACTCCTCAATGATCGATGGGTCGATCGGCTCAAAGCCTGTGGCTATGGTGATCGCACCGACATTAACCTCAATGTTCTCCTCCCTGTCATCGAGTTTGACCGCGCCAACGTCACACACCTTTTCGCAAAGACCGCATTCCACGCATTTTTCCATATTAATAATGTATGCCTGTGGAATCGCCTGCACAAACGGCAGTGCGATCGCATCCTCCGGACACTCCTGTGCACACCTGCCGCATGAGGTACATGCATCAACATCCACGTACCGCGGCATACGGCGCAGGGTTACCTTGAAATCCCCCACATTTCCATTAACCGATGCAACCTCGGTCTGGGTGTATAGTGTGATATTAGGATGGTTGAACACCTCAACCATCTTCGGCGTCAGGGTACACTGCGAGCAGTCAAACGTCGGAAACGTTTTTGACAGACCGATCATCTGACCTCCGATATATGCTTTATTTTCTACAAGGATAACCTCGTGCTCGTTGGCCATCTCAAGTGCTGCTGTAATGCCGCTAATACCACCGCCAACAACCAGCACGCGGTCTTCAAGATCTTTAATGATCGGCTCAAGCGACTCAAGACTGTTCATTCTAAAAACAGCGCCAGTGATAAGTCCTTTCGCTTTCCTTGTAGCCTCTTGTTGGTCCTCATGCACCCATGAACACTGCTCGCGGATGTTAGCGATCTCAAGAAGCATCGGGTTGATACCTGCCATTTTTGCCATGGCACGGAATGTTTCAAGATGCAGCTTTGGAGAACACGAACCGATCACCACGCGGTCGATCATCCCTGTCTCGATATCGCTTTTGATCTTACCTTGTCCTGCGCTGCTGCACAGGTAATCCTGGACGTTCGCTATCGCCACACTGTCCATTCCTGAAACTTTTTCGGCGATCGCTTCAACATCCACTGCATCCGAGATATTGCCGCCGCACCTGCAAAGGTACACACCTGTTTTTTGGCCACTCATATCTTCACAACCTCATCACTATTCTATACGTCCTCTGAGCTTCTCAAAGAATTCTTTGTTCGTTATGATATTCAGGTCAATTCCAAGTTCCACAGGTGGAAATCCAAGCGCAAGCCCAAGGAGCTGGCTGTAATGCAATACCGGGATATTATACTCTAAAGCGAACTTCTCCCTGATCTCGGCCTGTCCGCTGTCAAACTGCAGGTGGCAGAACGGGCATGCATTCACAATGCAGTCCGCACCGGCATCACGGATACGTGAGAGCTTATGTTTTGTCATTTCAAGCGATCTTTCAAGTAGTGCCGAGCGCACGCCTCCGCCGGCGCCGCAGCATGCCATCTTATCAGGATAATCTATACTTTTTGCACCTGTAGCTTCGATCAGTTCATCAAAAAAAGTCGGTTGTTCCACACTTCCAAGCTGGCGCTCTTTCGAAGGTTTTACGAGATGACAGCCGTAATGCAGCGCAACCTTAAGGTCAAGTGGCTTTACCACCATCTCCTTTATCTTTTCAGGTCCGAACTCGTCATAGAGAAATTCCACGATGTGCCGCACATCCACAGTTCCCTCGTACTTTTTACCTATCTTCCCAAGATGGACATTCGTGCTTTTTTTAAGCGCTACGTTCTCTTTGAGTTCATGATTTGCATCAGTGAGTGAACCGTAACAGCCGTTGCATATTGTCAGGACATCGCACCCGAGTTCCTCGGATAGTACAATGTTACGGCCTGCAAGTGCAAGCCATGTCGGTTTATCGAACGACCTGAACACACCGGGCGCCGGACAGCACGACGCACCCGGCAGATCCGAACAGTCGATATCTAATTTATCGAGGCACAACTGTGTAGCTTTTTCGA includes the following:
- a CDS encoding 4Fe-4S binding protein, whose amino-acid sequence is MSGQKTGVYLCRCGGNISDAVDVEAIAEKVSGMDSVAIANVQDYLCSSAGQGKIKSDIETGMIDRVVIGSCSPKLHLETFRAMAKMAGINPMLLEIANIREQCSWVHEDQQEATRKAKGLITGAVFRMNSLESLEPIIKDLEDRVLVVGGGISGITAALEMANEHEVILVENKAYIGGQMIGLSKTFPTFDCSQCTLTPKMVEVFNHPNITLYTQTEVASVNGNVGDFKVTLRRMPRYVDVDACTSCGRCAQECPEDAIALPFVQAIPQAYIINMEKCVECGLCEKVCDVGAVKLDDREENIEVNVGAITIATGFEPIDPSIIEEYNYGRHPDIITAIEFEEMLSAMSRTGMRLQKSDGTMPQKVAFVLCVGSRDFNRANKYCSKVCCLYSQKQAQLVLKMNKDADVTVFYIDMRAAGRRMEEFYQHAQEVGVNFIRGRVAEVNPLDGGVLQLRYEDTLLGEIGSDEFDMVVLCPSLNPSAGTHELADQLGVHVGSDGFIEEKHVKIDPVNTLNQGVFAAGCALGPKDIHDSVTEAMSAALKVSGFLGKGMISISPEKPVIKDACDGCGICVKECPYGALSMENKAPVLEALSCNACGICAAVCPQEAVEIANYTRKQLKAQAEGILDAGMGVIVYIDPAAYAAADIAGVNRSPYSPLIRFVQVPSIHVLDADIVNHAYEHGAGGVMMIEGTTDEALTSRSKDLYSKLKKATKEHKRPIRYSHIETAQYEKLMNLLNVFAEQVAAKAAKKAGKKEA
- the hdrB gene encoding CoB--CoM heterodisulfide reductase subunit B, with translation MSKLSLFLGCIVPNRYPGIEKATQLCLDKLDIDCSDLPGASCCPAPGVFRSFDKPTWLALAGRNIVLSEELGCDVLTICNGCYGSLTDANHELKENVALKKSTNVHLGKIGKKYEGTVDVRHIVEFLYDEFGPEKIKEMVVKPLDLKVALHYGCHLVKPSKERQLGSVEQPTFFDELIEATGAKSIDYPDKMACCGAGGGVRSALLERSLEMTKHKLSRIRDAGADCIVNACPFCHLQFDSGQAEIREKFALEYNIPVLHYSQLLGLALGFPPVELGIDLNIITNKEFFEKLRGRIE